Proteins encoded by one window of bacterium:
- a CDS encoding tetratricopeptide repeat protein, protein MAHEIRDLVEIGKKHFESRNYARAEQYFQKILKTGARYADVLNMLGIIYHADGKFNNAIESFEEALEVNPHYAEATLNLAVLYNDLGEFKKAKALYARIPHIHDRKGATDLDPILKGKIANLHAHLGDVYRGIGKYADAIDEYKKALKLCPGYADIRTKLGMSLRENGQKDQALKEFNAALGEKSAFKPARIQLGLTHYLMGQKDKASKAWKEVLAKDKDNKVVQTYLRLCENGKSAKE, encoded by the coding sequence ATGGCGCACGAAATCCGGGATTTGGTCGAGATCGGCAAGAAGCACTTCGAGAGCCGCAACTACGCGCGCGCCGAGCAGTATTTCCAAAAAATCCTCAAGACCGGCGCGCGGTACGCGGACGTGCTCAACATGCTCGGCATCATTTACCACGCGGACGGCAAGTTCAACAACGCCATCGAGTCCTTTGAAGAGGCCTTGGAGGTCAACCCCCACTACGCCGAGGCGACCCTCAACCTCGCCGTCCTCTACAACGACCTGGGCGAGTTCAAGAAGGCCAAGGCCCTTTACGCGCGCATCCCCCACATCCACGACCGCAAGGGCGCGACGGACCTGGATCCGATTCTCAAAGGCAAGATCGCCAACCTGCACGCGCATCTGGGCGACGTCTACCGCGGCATCGGCAAGTACGCCGACGCGATCGACGAATACAAGAAGGCGCTCAAGCTCTGCCCGGGCTACGCCGACATCCGCACCAAGCTCGGCATGTCCCTCCGCGAAAACGGCCAAAAGGACCAGGCGTTGAAGGAATTCAACGCCGCGCTCGGCGAAAAGTCGGCCTTCAAGCCGGCCCGCATCCAACTGGGCCTGACGCACTACCTCATGGGGCAAAAGGACAAGGCCTCGAAGGCCTGGAAGGAAGTCCTGGCAAAGGACAAAGACAACAAGGTCGTGCAGACGTATTTGAGGCTGTGTGAGAACGGAAAATCAGCAAAAGAGTGA
- a CDS encoding sterol desaturase family protein: MNVIATATVSILLIVPMVPILPRSDAVDSMWFSIPAMLRTFLGVLLLDLTIYWYHRLTHLIPVAWQFHRMHHTDFHLDGSTAVRFHPMEVLFSMCFVFPLSFMVGLPVVASEVYLLLQPVITIFHHADIDVGEKWDKIIRCIVVSPRMHHLHHSQDVRQMNRNFGIIFTFWDRIFGTYERNCEPETIKSGLKKFMDEEWQTIDGMLATPFKRGPSSPSGSLYVRKV, translated from the coding sequence ATGAATGTCATCGCGACCGCGACAGTATCAATCTTGCTCATCGTTCCCATGGTGCCAATTTTGCCTCGCTCCGATGCCGTCGATTCTATGTGGTTTTCTATACCCGCAATGTTGAGAACGTTTTTGGGAGTCCTGCTATTAGACTTGACGATCTATTGGTATCATCGCCTAACACATCTTATACCCGTCGCATGGCAATTTCATCGTATGCATCACACCGATTTTCATCTCGATGGTTCGACTGCCGTTCGATTTCACCCCATGGAAGTACTATTTTCGATGTGTTTTGTTTTTCCGCTTAGCTTCATGGTGGGTCTTCCTGTCGTGGCAAGCGAGGTCTACCTCCTGTTGCAACCAGTTATCACGATATTCCATCACGCGGATATTGATGTAGGAGAAAAGTGGGACAAGATTATCAGATGCATTGTTGTCTCACCGAGAATGCATCATTTGCATCATTCACAGGATGTTCGGCAAATGAATCGGAATTTTGGGATCATTTTTACCTTTTGGGATAGAATCTTCGGAACTTACGAACGAAATTGTGAGCCGGAAACGATCAAGTCTGGCCTGAAGAAGTTCATGGATGAAGAATGGCAAACGATCGATGGCATGCTGGCGACTCCATTCAAGCGAGGTCCTTCATCTCCTTCGGGCTCACTCTATGTTCGTAAAGTTTAG